One Vibrio sp. 16 genomic window carries:
- the flaG gene encoding flagellar protein FlaG: MDISSYTSNIQPYGSESGTKIASKNEGVLLDSLKKEPQVNEKVSESAAQAVERVIEATKEREKLNREERERVVEQVNDFISSINKGLSFRVDEESGRDVVTIYEADTGDIIRQIPDEELLEILRRLRDQTARYSSGLVNQTV, translated from the coding sequence ATGGACATATCATCCTACACATCGAACATCCAGCCTTACGGCTCAGAAAGTGGCACTAAAATTGCTTCAAAAAACGAAGGAGTACTGCTCGATTCCTTGAAAAAGGAACCGCAAGTAAATGAAAAGGTAAGTGAATCTGCCGCTCAAGCAGTCGAAAGAGTGATCGAAGCAACGAAAGAGCGAGAGAAACTCAATCGAGAAGAGCGCGAGCGGGTTGTTGAACAGGTGAATGACTTCATCTCATCCATCAACAAAGGCTTATCGTTTCGTGTCGACGAAGAGTCCGGTCGGGACGTCGTGACCATTTACGAAGCGGATACCGGTGATATTATTCGCCAGATTCCTGATGAGGAACTGTTGGAGATTCTTCGACGCCTAAGGGACCAAACCGCGAGGTATTCGTCGGGATTGGTGAACCAAACGGTGTAA
- a CDS encoding flagellin, whose translation MAINVNTNVSAMTAQRHLNGAAEGMQKSMERLSSGYKINSARDDAAGLQISNRLTSQSRGLDMAVKNANDGISIAQTAEGAMNESTNILQRMRDLALQSSNGSNSRSERIAIQEEVTALNDELNRIAETTSFGGNKLLNGTYGSQSFQIGASSGEAVQLSMGNMRSDTADMGGKAYVAEEGKGADWRVSDNTDLTLGYTDVHGEEKELTINAKVGDDIEQVATYINGQSEDVKASVGEDGKLQLFAATNKVATDVEITGGLGGEIGFGDAQNKTVADVDVTTVAGSQMAVSIIDGALKNVDSQRAGLGAFQNRFGHAINNLDNINENVNASRSRILDTDFAKETTAMTKSQILQQASTSILAQAKQSPSSALSLLG comes from the coding sequence ATGGCAATTAACGTAAACACTAACGTGTCTGCGATGACTGCTCAGCGACACCTGAACGGTGCAGCTGAAGGTATGCAGAAATCGATGGAGCGTTTGTCATCGGGCTACAAAATCAACAGTGCTCGTGACGATGCTGCTGGCCTACAAATCTCAAACCGTTTGACATCACAAAGCCGTGGCTTGGACATGGCGGTGAAAAACGCAAACGATGGTATCTCTATTGCACAAACTGCTGAAGGTGCAATGAACGAGAGTACCAACATCCTGCAACGTATGCGTGATCTAGCGCTGCAATCTTCAAACGGCTCTAACTCGCGTTCAGAGCGTATCGCTATTCAAGAAGAAGTAACGGCGTTAAACGACGAGTTAAACCGTATCGCTGAAACGACCTCTTTTGGTGGTAACAAACTTCTAAACGGTACTTACGGTAGCCAATCATTCCAAATCGGTGCGAGCTCAGGTGAAGCGGTACAGCTTTCTATGGGTAACATGCGTTCTGACACGGCAGACATGGGTGGTAAAGCGTATGTTGCTGAAGAAGGCAAAGGTGCAGATTGGAGAGTTTCAGACAATACCGATCTGACTCTTGGCTATACTGATGTACATGGTGAAGAGAAAGAGCTAACGATCAACGCTAAAGTCGGCGACGACATTGAGCAGGTTGCGACTTACATCAACGGTCAAAGCGAAGATGTAAAAGCGTCTGTAGGCGAAGATGGTAAGCTTCAACTGTTTGCTGCAACCAATAAAGTGGCAACAGACGTTGAAATTACGGGCGGTCTTGGCGGTGAAATCGGTTTCGGTGACGCTCAAAACAAGACAGTTGCAGACGTTGATGTTACCACGGTAGCGGGTTCTCAAATGGCCGTATCGATCATTGATGGCGCATTGAAGAACGTAGACAGCCAGCGTGCTGGTCTGGGTGCTTTCCAAAACCGTTTTGGTCATGCGATCAATAACCTAGACAACATCAACGAGAACGTAAACGCATCTCGTAGCCGTATCTTGGACACAGACTTTGCGAAAGAAACAACCGCAATGACTAAGTCTCAGATTCTGCAGCAAGCGAGTACTTCAATCCTAGCTCAAGCTAAGCAGTCACCATCGTCTGCACTTAGCTTGTTAGGTTAA